In a single window of the Massilia oculi genome:
- a CDS encoding AraC family transcriptional regulator, whose translation MSTHEQTVELLAALSPLEGYNLTPLPDVRLLRSDRPLARTPVLYDPGIVIVCQGSKQGYFGGEVYRYDAQHYLAVAVPVPFTMETQASAAEPLLAIYLHLDLELAADVLLQVQQHGGLAEAGAKSMVSTPVDAAFAATVLRLVQALADPMASAVLGRGLLRELYYRVLTGEQGGAMRAALARQGKFGQIFKTLRRIHGAYREPLTVEQLALDAAMSVPTYHHHFKAVTGTTPIQYLKSIRLHQARLLMVRNDRSAAVVASEVGYESASQFGREFKRLFGLSPAQEARRMRSSFALPPQANPAFVSSH comes from the coding sequence ATGAGTACCCACGAACAAACCGTCGAACTGCTGGCCGCCCTGTCGCCGCTGGAAGGCTATAACCTGACGCCGCTGCCGGACGTCCGGCTGCTGCGTTCCGACCGCCCGCTGGCGCGCACGCCGGTGCTGTACGATCCCGGCATCGTGATCGTGTGCCAGGGCAGCAAGCAGGGGTATTTCGGCGGCGAGGTGTATCGCTACGACGCCCAGCACTACCTGGCGGTGGCGGTGCCGGTGCCGTTCACCATGGAGACCCAGGCCAGCGCCGCCGAGCCGCTGCTGGCCATCTACCTGCACCTGGATCTCGAACTGGCGGCCGACGTCCTGCTGCAGGTCCAGCAGCATGGCGGCCTGGCCGAGGCGGGCGCGAAAAGCATGGTGTCGACGCCGGTCGACGCGGCCTTCGCTGCGACCGTGCTGCGCCTGGTGCAGGCGCTGGCCGACCCGATGGCGTCGGCGGTGCTGGGACGGGGATTGCTGCGCGAGCTGTATTACCGCGTGCTGACCGGGGAGCAGGGCGGCGCCATGCGCGCGGCGCTCGCCCGACAGGGAAAGTTCGGCCAGATCTTCAAGACGCTGCGGCGCATCCATGGGGCATACCGCGAGCCGCTGACGGTGGAACAGCTGGCGCTGGACGCCGCCATGAGCGTGCCGACCTACCACCATCACTTCAAGGCGGTCACCGGCACCACGCCGATCCAGTATCTGAAATCGATCCGGCTCCACCAGGCGCGGCTGCTCATGGTGCGCAACGACCGCAGCGCGGCGGTCGTGGCATCGGAGGTGGGCTATGAAAGCGCCTCGCAATTCGGACGCGAGTTCAAGCGCCTGTTCGGCCTGAGTCCGGCGCAGGAAGCCAGGCGCATGCGTTCCAGCTTCGCGCTGCCGCCGCAGGCCAATCCGGCGTTCGTGTCATCGCATTGA
- a CDS encoding glycosyltransferase has translation MNSSANPTGATDAGIQRNAPRVAVVIPCYNEALTIAQLINDFNRCLPEAQVYVFDNNSTDNTADIARSAGASVRRVTIQGKGSVVRRMFADVEADAYIMVDGDGTYDTKAAPRLVEKLLEEGLDMVVGSRVSTEQAAYRFGHRFGNSMLTGFLSLIFGRTFTDILSGYRVFSRRYVKSFAAHSSGFEIETELTVHALELRMPVAEVETVYGARPDGSVSKLNTYRDGVRILLTILRLFKSEKPLGFYSIAFFVCALASVQMAIPIFVTFLETGLVPRLPTALLCTALMLFGVILLACGIILDAVTKSRIEQKRFRYLAVAAFDPARED, from the coding sequence ATGAACTCCTCAGCCAACCCGACGGGCGCGACCGACGCGGGGATCCAGCGCAACGCGCCGCGCGTCGCCGTCGTCATCCCCTGCTATAACGAAGCGCTCACTATTGCCCAGTTGATCAACGACTTCAACCGCTGCCTCCCTGAGGCGCAGGTATATGTCTTCGACAACAATTCCACTGACAATACCGCCGATATCGCGCGCAGCGCCGGCGCAAGCGTGCGCCGGGTCACGATTCAGGGCAAGGGCAGCGTGGTGCGGCGGATGTTTGCGGATGTCGAAGCCGATGCCTACATCATGGTCGACGGTGACGGCACCTATGACACCAAGGCGGCGCCGCGGCTCGTAGAGAAACTCCTGGAAGAAGGCCTCGACATGGTGGTCGGCAGCCGCGTCAGCACCGAGCAGGCTGCCTACCGGTTCGGCCACCGTTTCGGCAACAGCATGCTGACCGGCTTCCTGTCGCTGATCTTCGGCCGCACCTTCACCGACATCCTGTCAGGTTACCGCGTGTTCTCGCGCCGCTATGTCAAATCGTTCGCCGCGCATTCTTCGGGCTTCGAAATCGAGACCGAGCTTACCGTGCACGCGCTAGAGCTGCGCATGCCGGTGGCCGAAGTCGAAACCGTCTACGGGGCGCGCCCCGACGGCTCGGTCAGCAAGCTCAACACGTACCGAGACGGCGTGCGCATCCTGCTGACGATTCTTCGCCTGTTCAAGTCCGAAAAGCCGCTCGGCTTCTATTCGATCGCCTTCTTCGTCTGCGCACTGGCCTCCGTGCAGATGGCGATTCCCATCTTCGTCACTTTCCTGGAGACCGGCCTGGTGCCGCGCCTGCCGACCGCATTGCTGTGCACCGCGCTCATGCTGTTCGGCGTCATCCTGCTCGCTTGCGGCATCATCCTCGACGCCGTCACCAAATCGCGGATCGAGCAGAAGCGCTTTCGCTACCTGGCGGTCGCCGCCTTCGACCCAGCCCGGGAAGACTGA
- the thiL gene encoding thiamine-phosphate kinase, with protein sequence MLSEFDLIKRYFKRERPGRPDVGLGIGDDCALLSPAPGRQIAISSDMLVEDRHFFAGADPFMLGHKALAVNLSDLAAMGARPIAFTLALALPRADEAWLDGFSRGLFALADEHGCELIGGDTTKGPLNICITVFGELSPGHALRRAAAKPGDDIWISGTLGDARLALAGCWKEVELTPEAQAQAAPRLHMPTPRVALGLALAAVPIAHAALDISDGLVGDLGHILAASSVGATLDVDALPGGPALARQDLALRRRFTAAGGDDYELCFTAPMSQRAAVLEAAAQASTPVTRVGTIDAVPGLRLVNAHGERLDLSLAGWDHFVAG encoded by the coding sequence ATGCTTTCCGAATTCGACCTCATCAAGCGTTATTTCAAGCGCGAGCGCCCCGGCCGCCCTGATGTCGGGCTCGGCATCGGCGACGACTGCGCCCTGCTCTCTCCAGCCCCTGGCCGCCAGATCGCGATCTCGTCCGACATGCTGGTCGAAGACCGCCATTTCTTCGCCGGCGCCGATCCTTTCATGCTGGGCCACAAGGCCCTGGCCGTGAACCTGTCGGACCTGGCCGCGATGGGCGCGCGGCCCATCGCCTTTACCTTGGCCCTGGCGCTGCCGCGGGCCGACGAGGCATGGCTCGACGGTTTCTCGCGCGGACTGTTCGCGCTGGCCGACGAGCATGGCTGTGAGCTGATCGGCGGCGACACCACCAAGGGGCCGCTGAATATCTGCATCACCGTGTTCGGAGAACTATCTCCCGGCCATGCGCTGCGGCGCGCCGCGGCCAAACCGGGTGACGACATCTGGATCTCGGGCACGCTGGGCGATGCGCGCCTGGCGCTGGCCGGCTGCTGGAAAGAGGTCGAGCTCACCCCTGAGGCACAGGCGCAAGCCGCGCCGAGGCTGCACATGCCCACGCCGCGCGTGGCCCTGGGCCTGGCGCTGGCGGCGGTGCCGATCGCACACGCCGCGCTCGACATCTCGGACGGCCTGGTCGGCGACCTGGGGCACATCCTGGCGGCGTCAAGCGTCGGCGCCACGCTCGACGTCGACGCGCTGCCGGGCGGCCCGGCGCTGGCGCGGCAAGACCTCGCGCTACGGCGCCGCTTCACGGCGGCCGGCGGCGACGATTACGAATTGTGCTTCACGGCGCCGATGTCACAACGCGCGGCGGTACTGGAAGCGGCGGCGCAGGCCTCCACGCCAGTCACCCGGGTCGGCACGATCGACGCCGTCCCCGGCCTGCGCCTGGTCAATGCACATGGCGAGCGGCTAGACCTGTCGCTAGCGGGCTGGGATCATTTTGTGGCAGGGTGA
- a CDS encoding NADP-dependent malic enzyme — MDSSSDKKEELRQQLRQAALEYHQFPRPGKISVAPTKGLLNQRDLALAYSPGVAAPCEEIVKDPANAYKYTARGNLVAVISNGTAVLGLGNIGPLASKPVMEGKGVLFKKFAAIDVFDIEINETDPDKLVDIIAALEPTFGGVNLEDIKAPECFDIERRLRERMKIPVFHDDQHGTAIIVGAAILNGLKVVGKNIKECKLVVSGAGAAALACLDLIVDLGFPIENIFVTDLAGVVYKGRVELMDPDKERFAQDTPHRSLADVIPGADIFLGLSAGGVLKQDMVAQMGPSPLILALANPNPEILPEDAKAVRGDAIIATGRSDYPNQVNNVLCFPYMFRGALDCGATTITREMEIAVVHAIADLAHAEQSDIVASAYGISNLSFGPEYLIPMPFDPRLLTHIAPAVAKAAMDGGVATRPIEDLEAYAETLQQFVYRSGTFMKPLFTVAKSAPPELKRIVYAEGEDERVLRAVQVVVDEKLARPILVGRPAVLEQRIEKFGLRLKLGVHFDVINPDFDERYRDYWTTYHQMVMRKGVTQDLAKLAMRRRHTLIGAMMIHKGEADGMICGTYGTTQMHLDFIDQVLGKRPGANVYAAMNFIITPERQLAMVDTHVNENPNAEQLAEITIMAAEEMERFGISPRAALLSHSNFGSANSESAQKMRAALALVQQKKPELEIDGEMHGDAALDAKNRAKIMPESTLKGDANLLVLPNIDAANISYNLLKTAAGNGIAIGPVLLGCARPVHILTPSATVRRIVNMTALAVVDAVSER, encoded by the coding sequence ATGGATTCGTCATCTGACAAAAAAGAAGAATTACGTCAGCAACTGCGTCAAGCAGCGCTCGAGTATCACCAGTTTCCCCGTCCCGGCAAGATCAGCGTGGCGCCCACCAAGGGCCTGCTGAACCAGCGCGACCTGGCCCTGGCCTATTCCCCGGGCGTGGCTGCGCCTTGCGAGGAAATCGTCAAGGATCCTGCCAACGCCTACAAATACACCGCGCGCGGCAACCTGGTCGCCGTGATCTCCAACGGCACCGCCGTGCTGGGCCTGGGCAATATCGGTCCGCTGGCGTCGAAGCCGGTCATGGAAGGCAAGGGCGTGCTGTTCAAGAAGTTCGCCGCGATCGACGTGTTCGACATCGAGATCAACGAGACCGATCCCGACAAGCTGGTCGACATCATCGCCGCGCTCGAGCCTACTTTTGGGGGCGTGAACCTGGAAGACATCAAGGCGCCCGAGTGCTTCGACATCGAGCGCCGGCTGCGCGAGCGCATGAAGATCCCGGTCTTCCACGACGACCAGCACGGCACCGCGATCATCGTCGGCGCCGCCATCCTGAACGGACTGAAAGTCGTCGGCAAGAACATCAAGGAATGCAAGCTGGTGGTCTCGGGCGCCGGCGCGGCCGCGCTGGCCTGCCTCGACCTGATCGTCGACCTGGGCTTCCCGATCGAGAACATCTTCGTCACCGACCTGGCCGGCGTGGTCTACAAGGGCCGTGTCGAGCTGATGGACCCGGACAAGGAGCGCTTCGCGCAGGACACGCCGCACCGTTCGCTGGCCGATGTCATCCCCGGCGCCGATATCTTCCTGGGCCTGTCCGCCGGCGGCGTGCTCAAGCAGGACATGGTCGCGCAGATGGGCCCGAGCCCGCTGATCCTGGCGCTGGCCAACCCGAACCCGGAAATCCTGCCGGAAGACGCGAAGGCGGTGCGCGGCGACGCCATCATCGCCACCGGCCGTTCGGACTACCCGAACCAGGTCAACAACGTCCTGTGCTTCCCCTATATGTTCCGCGGCGCCCTGGACTGCGGCGCGACCACCATCACGCGCGAGATGGAAATCGCCGTGGTGCACGCGATCGCCGACCTGGCCCACGCCGAGCAGTCGGACATCGTGGCCTCGGCCTACGGCATCTCGAACCTGTCCTTCGGTCCGGAATACCTGATCCCGATGCCGTTCGACCCGCGCCTCCTGACCCATATCGCGCCGGCCGTGGCCAAGGCCGCGATGGATGGCGGCGTCGCCACCCGTCCGATCGAGGACCTGGAAGCCTACGCCGAAACCCTGCAGCAGTTCGTGTACCGCAGCGGCACCTTCATGAAGCCGCTGTTCACGGTCGCCAAGAGCGCGCCGCCGGAGCTCAAGCGCATCGTGTACGCCGAGGGCGAGGACGAGCGCGTGCTGCGCGCGGTGCAGGTGGTGGTCGACGAAAAGCTGGCGCGCCCGATCCTGGTCGGCCGTCCGGCGGTGCTGGAGCAGCGCATCGAGAAATTCGGCCTGCGCCTCAAGCTGGGTGTGCACTTCGACGTCATCAACCCCGACTTCGACGAGCGCTACCGCGACTACTGGACGACCTATCACCAGATGGTGATGCGCAAGGGCGTGACGCAGGACCTGGCCAAGCTGGCCATGCGCCGCCGCCACACCCTGATCGGCGCCATGATGATCCACAAGGGCGAAGCCGACGGCATGATCTGCGGCACCTACGGCACCACCCAGATGCACCTGGACTTCATCGACCAGGTGCTGGGCAAGCGTCCCGGCGCCAACGTCTATGCGGCGATGAACTTCATCATCACGCCGGAACGCCAGCTGGCCATGGTCGATACCCACGTCAACGAGAATCCGAACGCCGAGCAGCTGGCCGAGATCACGATCATGGCGGCCGAGGAGATGGAGCGCTTCGGCATCAGCCCGCGTGCGGCCCTGCTGTCGCACTCGAACTTCGGCAGCGCCAATTCGGAGTCGGCGCAGAAGATGCGCGCCGCCCTGGCCCTGGTGCAGCAGAAGAAGCCGGAACTGGAAATCGACGGCGAGATGCACGGCGACGCCGCGCTCGACGCCAAGAACCGCGCCAAGATCATGCCGGAATCGACCCTGAAGGGCGACGCCAACCTGCTGGTGCTGCCGAACATCGATGCCGCCAATATCTCGTACAACCTGCTCAAGACGGCGGCCGGCAACGGCATCGCGATCGGGCCGGTCCTGCTCGGCTGCGCGCGTCCGGTCCACATCCTGACCCCGTCGGCGACGGTGCGCCGGATCGTCAATATGACGGCGCTGGCGGTGGTAGATGCTGTTTCCGAGCGGTAA
- the gmd gene encoding GDP-mannose 4,6-dehydratase produces the protein MQNKRALITGITGQDGAYLAQLLLEKGYHVTGTYRRSSSVNFWRIDELGITSHPNLSLVEYDLTDLASSLRLIETAQPSEVYNLAAQSFVGVSFDQPVTTASITGLGAVNLLEAIRIVNPKIRFYQASTSEMFGKVQAIPQKEDTPFYPRSPYGVAKLYAHWMTINYRESYDIFGSSGILFNHESPLRGREFVTRKITDSVAKIVQGKLELLELGNMDAKRDWGFAKEYVEGMWRMLQADKPDTYVLATNRTETVRDFVTMAFKAANVTLDWSGSGEQEVAHCSQSGKKLVGVSPKFYRPAEVDLLIGDPEKAKRELGWEPKTTLEELCQMMVDADLRRNEQGFSF, from the coding sequence ATGCAAAACAAACGAGCCCTCATCACCGGTATCACCGGCCAGGATGGCGCCTATTTGGCCCAGTTGCTCCTGGAAAAAGGCTATCACGTCACCGGCACCTACCGTCGTTCGAGCTCGGTCAATTTCTGGCGCATCGATGAACTCGGCATCACCTCGCATCCGAACCTGTCGCTCGTCGAATACGACCTGACCGACCTGGCCTCGAGCCTGCGCCTGATCGAAACGGCGCAACCGAGCGAGGTGTACAACCTGGCGGCGCAGAGCTTCGTCGGCGTGTCCTTCGACCAGCCGGTGACCACCGCCTCGATCACCGGCCTGGGGGCCGTCAACCTGCTCGAAGCCATCCGCATCGTCAATCCGAAGATCCGCTTCTACCAGGCGTCGACCTCGGAAATGTTCGGCAAGGTGCAGGCCATCCCGCAGAAGGAAGATACACCGTTCTACCCGCGCAGCCCGTATGGCGTAGCCAAGCTGTACGCGCACTGGATGACCATCAATTACCGCGAGTCGTATGACATCTTCGGTTCCTCGGGCATCCTGTTCAACCACGAATCGCCGCTGCGCGGCCGCGAGTTCGTGACCCGCAAGATCACCGATTCGGTGGCCAAGATCGTGCAAGGCAAGCTGGAACTGCTGGAGCTGGGCAATATGGACGCCAAGCGCGACTGGGGCTTCGCCAAGGAATATGTCGAAGGCATGTGGCGCATGCTGCAGGCCGACAAGCCGGACACCTATGTGCTGGCGACCAACCGCACCGAGACCGTGCGCGACTTCGTCACCATGGCCTTCAAGGCCGCCAACGTCACGCTGGACTGGAGCGGTTCGGGCGAGCAGGAAGTCGCCCACTGCAGCCAGAGCGGCAAGAAGCTGGTGGGTGTCTCGCCCAAGTTCTACCGTCCGGCCGAAGTGGACCTCCTGATCGGCGACCCCGAGAAAGCCAAGCGCGAGCTGGGCTGGGAGCCGAAGACCACGCTCGAAGAGCTGTGCCAGATGATGGTCGACGCCGACCTGCGTCGCAACGAACAGGGCTTCTCGTTCTGA
- a CDS encoding GDP-mannose 4,6-dehydratase, producing MTRLATDDVSALAKQASGREGEGRRALITGLRGFTGHYLASALTAAGYRVFGTVMPGEETGPDVYAVDLCDRDAVATMVAEVKPDVVAHLAGIAFVGHANVEAIYRVNVVGTRNLLEALAAGEHRPTSVLLASSANIYGNANVPVIDESVPPAPANDYAVSKLAMEYMARLWMDKLPITIVRPFNYTGVGQAENFLLPKIVNHFRRNEQRIELGNLAIARDFSDVRMVVRSYRRLLAAAPAGEAFNVCSGTPHSLSSVIETMGEIAGYRIDVQVNPAFVRANDVLQLTGSNRKLAAVIGDLAPTPLHETLDWMYRA from the coding sequence ATGACGCGCCTGGCCACGGATGACGTTTCCGCCCTCGCCAAGCAGGCGAGCGGGCGTGAAGGGGAGGGCCGCCGCGCCCTGATCACGGGTCTGCGCGGCTTCACCGGCCATTACCTGGCCTCAGCCCTCACGGCCGCGGGCTACCGCGTGTTCGGCACCGTCATGCCGGGCGAGGAAACCGGGCCCGATGTGTATGCGGTCGACCTGTGCGACCGCGATGCGGTGGCCACCATGGTCGCCGAGGTCAAGCCCGACGTCGTGGCCCACCTGGCCGGCATCGCCTTCGTGGGCCATGCCAACGTCGAGGCGATCTACCGCGTCAACGTGGTGGGCACGCGCAACCTGCTTGAAGCCCTGGCGGCCGGCGAGCATCGCCCCACCAGCGTGCTGCTGGCCTCGTCGGCGAATATCTACGGCAATGCCAACGTGCCGGTGATCGACGAAAGCGTGCCGCCCGCGCCGGCCAACGACTACGCGGTCAGCAAGCTGGCGATGGAATACATGGCGCGCCTGTGGATGGACAAGCTGCCGATCACGATCGTGCGGCCATTCAATTACACCGGCGTGGGCCAGGCCGAGAATTTCCTGCTGCCCAAGATCGTCAACCACTTCCGCCGCAACGAACAACGCATCGAACTGGGCAACCTCGCGATCGCGCGCGATTTCTCCGACGTGCGCATGGTGGTGCGCAGCTATCGCCGTCTGCTGGCGGCGGCGCCGGCCGGCGAAGCCTTCAATGTCTGCTCGGGCACCCCGCACTCGCTGTCGAGCGTCATCGAGACGATGGGCGAGATCGCCGGCTACCGTATCGACGTGCAGGTCAATCCCGCCTTCGTGCGCGCCAACGACGTGCTTCAACTGACTGGCAGCAATCGCAAGCTGGCCGCCGTGATCGGCGACCTGGCGCCGACCCCGCTGCACGAGACGCTGGACTGGATGTACAGGGCGTGA
- a CDS encoding glycosyltransferase family 4 protein: protein MPADIFHVTDYRVVRMDCPVVASLHDALPIKHPEWCNPRLRKLKNWLQARAARKADHVIALSHFAIEELVDCFGVDERRISVVPCGVDEEWLTAPDPRSVEATLDAYGLEPGYFFFVGTLQPRKNVERLLEAYLALPAPLRLERGLVIVGAPGARSEALVASIKAARAAGENVVWLDRLTDYGQLRDLYAGAGVFVFPSLYEGYGIPVLEAFASNVPVVASNTTSLPEVAGDAALLVDPLSSGAIADAMRILATDGVARARCIAAGRARAEQLTWQNTARLTAEVYRAVLSQ from the coding sequence ATGCCGGCCGACATTTTCCACGTGACCGACTACCGCGTGGTGCGCATGGATTGCCCGGTGGTGGCCAGCCTGCACGATGCGTTGCCGATCAAGCACCCGGAATGGTGCAACCCGCGCCTGCGCAAGCTCAAGAACTGGCTGCAAGCCAGGGCGGCGCGCAAGGCCGACCACGTGATCGCGCTGTCGCACTTCGCCATCGAAGAACTGGTCGACTGCTTCGGCGTCGACGAGCGGCGCATCTCGGTGGTGCCTTGCGGCGTCGACGAGGAATGGCTCACCGCACCCGACCCGCGGTCAGTGGAGGCGACCCTGGACGCCTATGGCCTGGAGCCTGGCTATTTCTTCTTTGTTGGAACCCTGCAGCCGCGCAAGAACGTCGAGCGCCTGCTGGAAGCGTATCTCGCGCTGCCCGCGCCCTTGCGCCTTGAACGCGGCCTGGTGATCGTCGGCGCTCCCGGCGCGCGCAGCGAAGCCCTGGTGGCGTCGATCAAGGCGGCGCGGGCGGCGGGCGAGAACGTGGTCTGGCTGGATCGCCTGACCGACTATGGGCAATTGCGCGACCTGTATGCCGGCGCCGGCGTCTTCGTGTTTCCCTCCTTGTACGAGGGCTATGGCATTCCGGTACTGGAAGCCTTCGCCTCGAACGTGCCGGTGGTGGCCTCGAACACGACCTCGCTGCCGGAAGTCGCGGGCGACGCGGCGCTGCTGGTCGACCCGCTGTCGAGCGGCGCCATCGCCGACGCCATGCGGATACTGGCCACGGACGGTGTTGCGCGCGCGCGCTGTATCGCCGCCGGACGCGCCCGCGCCGAACAACTGACATGGCAAAACACCGCACGCCTGACGGCGGAGGTGTACCGTGCCGTCCTTTCGCAGTAA
- a CDS encoding glycosyltransferase family 4 protein, translating into MRVLHFYKTYHPDSVGGVEQVIRQMCVGTGRLGVSNTVLSLSRHDNLVPFEFEGHMVHRVPLNAEIASNAISVQSIGALARLAKQADVVHYHFPWPFMDLAHFMARVDKPTVVTYHSDIVRQRHLLRLYQPLKHRFLKSVDAIVATSPNYLGSSTVLARYKQKTSVIPFGLDRGTYPQPEPARLAHWRERVGPKFFLFVGVLRYYKGLHILLEAAQGLDYPIVIVGAGPIEQELKEQAARLGLSNVMFVGAIDEPDKAALLTLCYAVAFPSHLRSEAFGISLLEGAMYGKPMISSEIGTGTTYINVDGDTGLVVPPSDAPALRAAMRTLWDNPDMARAMGRRAEARFEELFTSEKMAANYTALYHELVARRAPKGALVEPADGALHMKGDATGR; encoded by the coding sequence ATGCGTGTCCTTCATTTCTACAAGACCTACCACCCCGATTCCGTGGGCGGGGTCGAACAGGTGATCCGCCAGATGTGCGTGGGCACCGGCCGCCTCGGCGTGAGCAATACGGTGCTGTCGCTGTCGCGACACGACAACCTGGTCCCGTTCGAATTCGAAGGCCATATGGTGCACCGCGTGCCGCTCAATGCCGAGATCGCGTCCAACGCCATCTCGGTGCAGTCGATCGGCGCGCTGGCGCGCCTGGCGAAGCAGGCCGACGTGGTGCACTACCACTTCCCCTGGCCCTTCATGGACCTGGCCCATTTCATGGCCCGGGTCGACAAGCCGACGGTGGTCACCTACCACTCCGACATCGTGCGCCAGCGCCACCTGCTGCGCCTGTACCAGCCGCTCAAGCACCGCTTCCTCAAGAGCGTCGACGCGATCGTCGCCACCTCGCCCAACTATCTCGGTTCGTCGACCGTGCTGGCGCGTTACAAGCAAAAAACCTCGGTCATTCCCTTCGGCCTGGACCGCGGCACCTATCCGCAGCCCGAACCGGCCCGCCTGGCGCACTGGCGCGAGCGCGTGGGCCCCAAGTTTTTCCTGTTCGTGGGCGTGCTGCGCTACTACAAGGGCCTGCACATCCTGCTCGAGGCGGCGCAAGGGCTGGACTATCCGATCGTGATCGTCGGCGCCGGGCCGATCGAGCAGGAGCTCAAGGAACAGGCCGCGCGCCTGGGCCTGTCCAACGTGATGTTCGTCGGCGCGATCGACGAACCGGACAAGGCGGCGCTGCTGACGCTGTGCTATGCGGTGGCGTTCCCCTCGCACCTGCGTTCGGAAGCCTTCGGCATCTCGCTGCTCGAGGGCGCGATGTACGGCAAGCCGATGATCTCGAGCGAGATCGGCACCGGCACCACCTATATCAACGTCGATGGCGACACCGGCCTGGTGGTGCCCCCGTCCGACGCTCCGGCGCTGCGCGCGGCGATGCGCACCCTGTGGGACAACCCGGACATGGCGCGCGCCATGGGCCGCCGCGCCGAGGCGCGTTTCGAAGAATTGTTTACGTCCGAGAAGATGGCGGCCAACTATACGGCGCTGTACCACGAGCTGGTGGCAAGGCGCGCCCCCAAGGGTGCGCTCGTCGAGCCGGCGGACGGCGCCTTGCACATGAAAGGCGACGCCACAGGGCGTTAG
- a CDS encoding response regulator, which produces MSQPNTRPLILAVDDEASNLQLLRQILQDHYRLLFAKDGARALELARQEQPDLVLLDVMMPGMSGYEVCAALKAHPATASTPVIFVTALTETADEVEGFEAGAVDYITKPVSPPVVRARVRTHLSLVRMEELRASRLEIVQRLGLAAEYKDNETGLHVIRMSHFSRILGIAAGMTEIEADDLLHAAPMHDVGKIGIPDRILQKPGPLDADEWKIMQSHVTIGAEIIGEHDGGMLALARQIALTHHEKYDGSGYPNRLTGEDIPLVGRIVAIADVFDALTSVRPYKKAWTEEEAVNFLREQKGRHFDPQLVDLFADQMPAIREIRLRWAETA; this is translated from the coding sequence ATGAGCCAACCGAATACCCGCCCGCTGATCCTCGCGGTCGACGACGAAGCCAGCAACCTGCAGCTGCTGCGCCAGATCCTGCAGGACCACTACCGCCTGCTGTTCGCCAAGGACGGCGCGCGCGCGCTCGAACTGGCGCGCCAGGAGCAGCCAGACCTGGTGCTGCTGGACGTGATGATGCCCGGGATGTCGGGCTACGAGGTGTGCGCCGCCCTCAAGGCGCATCCCGCCACCGCCTCGACCCCGGTGATTTTTGTTACCGCCCTGACCGAGACCGCCGACGAGGTCGAAGGCTTCGAGGCCGGCGCGGTCGACTACATCACCAAGCCGGTCAGCCCGCCGGTGGTGCGGGCACGCGTGCGCACCCACCTGTCGCTGGTGCGGATGGAAGAACTGCGCGCCAGCCGCCTCGAGATCGTGCAGCGCCTGGGCCTGGCCGCCGAGTACAAGGACAACGAGACCGGCCTGCACGTGATCCGCATGAGCCACTTCTCGCGCATCCTCGGCATCGCGGCCGGCATGACGGAGATCGAGGCCGACGACCTGCTGCACGCGGCGCCGATGCACGACGTGGGCAAGATCGGCATCCCCGACCGCATCCTGCAGAAACCCGGGCCGCTCGACGCCGACGAATGGAAGATCATGCAGAGCCACGTGACGATCGGTGCCGAGATCATCGGCGAGCACGATGGCGGCATGCTGGCGCTGGCGCGCCAGATCGCGCTGACCCACCACGAGAAATACGATGGCAGCGGCTATCCGAACCGGCTGACCGGGGAAGACATTCCTTTGGTGGGCAGGATCGTGGCGATCGCCGACGTGTTCGACGCCTTGACATCGGTGCGGCCGTACAAGAAGGCCTGGACCGAGGAAGAAGCGGTGAATTTCTTGCGCGAGCAGAAAGGCCGCCACTTCGACCCGCAACTGGTGGATCTGTTCGCCGACCAGATGCCGGCGATCCGCGAAATCAGGCTGCGCTGGGCAGAGACGGCCTGA